One Dunckerocampus dactyliophorus isolate RoL2022-P2 chromosome 6, RoL_Ddac_1.1, whole genome shotgun sequence genomic window, ATTTTACTGCAGTctgttgatattatttattattttggtatTCCAACCTGACAGTGCAGCATACCATCTGAGAAATGACATGATTTTAAAACATGTTGAGTGTTTCACCCCAACATCCAATTGAATTTAGGTTTGCAGAGATGAAACAGACGAAGTTTGTGAGCAGCACATCACAATATAAACCTTCTGCAAAAATGGCTGCCACTAAACATCCCCAAAAGGTTGAAAGACAGAGATggaaaatatcatttcaaaGTCAAACTTCATCTCAAGCAACCTTGCCTCAAAATGCATACGGGCCTGTGGAGTGATGACATCACACAAAGCAATAACATCACAACATTTGAAaagaaatatgaaaacaatCTTTTTGATCGACGTAAAACGAGgaggaaaaatatgttttgaggGTGCAGATGATGTATTTTTCTTCAACTGGTGACATGATTGGCTATATTGCTGTGATCACGTGAGGATGTAATTATCCAactgtattattaaatattgtATATTCTTGCATGAGTAGGTAATTACGTATTCACGTAAACATGACGAAAGGTCATCTGAGTGATGGGACAGGACACCATAAGCTTTTGCTTCTTCCTGATCCTCATGATCTCGATAGATCCTTTTGATCTCGTGACTGTTGAACAAACAGTAGCCACGAGGCGGCACAGAAAAGGAAATATTGTACTTTAAAATCCGTTGTGTGCTGAGGTGGAGCGGACGGGTTTCATGACAGCCACGACACGAAAGGACTTCAGGTGGATCGCACACCCAGTGTGACGTCACACCACAGGTGGCTTTCAGCATCTTCTCACCCACGGGCCAGCCCCTCCCACGAGCAGCAGCCTATAAATCCAGCTTCCAGGCGGACTCGGAGCCATCTCCTCCGAGCCTTTCTCTGAGTTTGACAAGTTTCAGGGAAGCGTCCAGCCGCAAATCACCATGTCCTCAATCCGCACCGGATTATCCGCGTTGTCCCTCTCGTCTTTGCCGGTGGCCGGCTCCCGGCGGGCCACCAGCGTGTACGCCGGTTCAGTTGGTAAAAGTGTGCAGATGTCCTCCTACAGCTCCGGTGGTCTCGCCTCCGGCCTGGACCTGGCGTGGTCGCTCGGCGGGGGGGTGCTGGACGGAAGCAACTTCAGCGTCACCGGCAGCGAGAAAATCACGCTGCAGAACCTCAACGACCGCCTGGCCGCGTACCTGGAGAAGGTGCGCTCCCTGGAGAGCGCCAACGCCAAACTGGAGCGTCAAATCCGCGAGTGGTACGACAGACAGACCCCCACGGTGAGAGACTACAGCAAGTACGAGGCCATCATCGCCGATCTGCGCAAAAAGGTGAGTGAAATACTTGTATGATagctgatattattattattacagctccttatgtatatgtatgtatgtatgtacgtacgtatgtacgtatgtatgtttgtacgtatgtatgtacgtacgtatgtatgtatgtacgtatgtatgtatgtacgtacgtatgtacgtatgtacatatgtaagtatgtatgtatgtacgtatgtatgtatgcatgtatctatgtatgtatgtacgtatgtatgtatgcatgtatgtatgtatgtatctatgtatgtatgtacgtatgtccgtatgtatgtatgtatgtacgtatgtatgtacgtatgtatgtatgtatgtatgtacgtatgtacgtatgtatgtacgtatgtatgcatgtatgtacgtatgcatgtatgcatgtatctatgtatgtatgtacgtatgtatgtatgtatgtatatatcatGCTTCTATTATTGTCCCTGCTTTAGATTAGTCTTGCTGCCCAGGACAATGCCAGGTTGATGCTGCAGATTGACAACGCAAGACTGGCAGGAGAGGACTTCAGAATCAAGTCAGTCATTTcactttttattaatttttgaaaatgcagCAAGTCATTTCTGTATtgcatttatatatgtatatatatatatatatatatatatccatatatatatatgtatatatatatatatatatatatatacgcacatatatatatacacacacacatatatatatatatatatatatatgtatatatatatatatatatatatgtatatatatatatatatatatatatatatatatatatatatatatatatatatatttgcataatGCTGATGAAGCATTATATTTGACACGTTTCAATaagtacaataataaagtaaGAATACAAACGggtgtgaaaatacagaaaatatgcTAGGGAAGAATGATTAGTGGAGGTTATGCATATTTAATtggaaataaacatgaaactgagtggataaaataataaatcaaatgctGTTTTAAAATGGAACATTCTTAACATTTAGCGTGAGCCAGCAAGAATCATAGAAAGCGCTCGGCAAATACGATTTAAAGCACCGCTGTGTCGTACGTGTGCTCTCTGGTCTCTTCATTAGGTAATCAGATGCTGTCCCTGTGCTCATAATACTAAGAGGGACACTAAATGAACACTGTTGACTGTTGTGGTCGTGGTTGGCAGTCGTTTCGTATGTTGCCCCTCTCGTGGCAAAGCGCTAAACACGATATCAGATGCTATGCAGCGCATACGAATGCTACATCTGTGTGACAGTATCGCTCTAAAACGAGCATGGCTGTCTTTCAGAGCTGTCGATGCAGTTGGAACTCTGTATCTCATTAGGCGCgtctaaaaaaaagtcattggtAAAAGTATTTGACAAGTCATCCAATTTTGTCACGCAGACGTTAAATGTGGACAAACCGGTCCatcctgttttcttttgttgGAATAGCAATTGAGCTTGCGCCCTAATGTGTGCGATGCTGTGTTTGATCAGGTTTGAGAATGAGATGGCTGTGCGCATGTCAGTGGAGGCGGACATCTCGGGACTGCGCAAAGTCGTGGATGACCTGACGGTCGCTCGCACTGACCTGGAGATGCAAGTGGAGGGCCTGAAGGAAGAGCTGGTCTACCTGAAGAAGAACCACGCTGAGGTGACAGCTTCACCGACGGCCTGATGAACTGCAATGCGGGGATTTCTTTAGATTATTCCCACTGACAGTTTTACCAGTTTATGGTCGTAGCCGCAGTGCGAGGGGGGAAGCGAGATCACATGACAAACTCAACTGTTTGCTCTCACACCCCCAAGAAAAGTTTCAATTTGCTTAAACTAACAAGTCCTGTTAGGACTGTCTTCTGTGTCCACAAGTTGTGTGCCTTCATTTGGACACCAGCTAGAGGGTTCTTTTGCGAGCTAGTGATTGCTAAGACATAATACTCATTTATGGTGACGCTAAAGGAAATCCATATGCACATGGCACTCACAGGCAGTGGGGACAGTCATTCAGGACCGTATTTGTTTAACAGGAAATGACATTTTATAGGCCCCTTGAAAACAAGCTAATATTGACAAGGTGGAAATGTGATGGTAATGTTGGCTTAGTTAAACATCCCAACATTTTTCCACGCTCCCGGGCACCAGGGGTATGTTCGCTCTCTTGATTCTGCTACAAGCAAGGAACCGGGTCTGATCCGCAATGGCTGattcttcttgtttgttgaggacgtttcacctttcatccaaaaggcttctgCAGTTCTAACATTTGGGTGTGGCGTCTCCCTAGTTGTgtctctggtgggtgtgtccctaTTGTACCACCCACCAGCAACAGCGAGATGCCATGCCTCAATTTTTGGAAGGAGGAAGCCTTTTCGATGAAAAGGGAAACGTCTTCAACGACCAAGAAGCGTACACTTGCTTTGATTCAACCCTCGCAGATGATCATGACCTGGATCACTGAGGAGCTGGGTCTGATCCAGTTGGACAAAAAATGCCAAACAAGCACAAACTAAATGACGATTATTAGTTGAAAAGGTTGTTAACTTCAGCGCGTACTCACTCGGGTTCCAGCAGCTTCAGTACGTTTCTTTGCTCGTCTTTTACCATGAGTCCGTTATGCTTCCCGCAGGAGCTTGCAGCTTTGCGAAGTCAAGTCAACTCCAGCTCTGTGAATGTGGAAGTGGATGCCAGACCCCAGGAGGACATGACCAGGACCCTTGATGAAATCAGAAGACAGTATGAAGCCATCACTGAGAAGAACCGTCGCGATATGGATAACTGGTATAAGGCCAAGGTGAGCAGGGCCACATGGGCCATGTGCCTTCATGTGAATGACAAATGATTTCTCACTTTTGGAATAACTGCATTTTAATCACACCCTCCAGTTTGACGAGTTGAACAAG contains:
- the krt97 gene encoding keratin 97, which translates into the protein MSSIRTGLSALSLSSLPVAGSRRATSVYAGSVGKSVQMSSYSSGGLASGLDLAWSLGGGVLDGSNFSVTGSEKITLQNLNDRLAAYLEKVRSLESANAKLERQIREWYDRQTPTVRDYSKYEAIIADLRKKISLAAQDNARLMLQIDNARLAGEDFRIKFENEMAVRMSVEADISGLRKVVDDLTVARTDLEMQVEGLKEELVYLKKNHAEELAALRSQVNSSSVNVEVDARPQEDMTRTLDEIRRQYEAITEKNRRDMDNWYKAKFDELNKQVANSTQILQTSRTEISELQRTLQALQIELQSQLSLKSAVESQLAETESRYSLQLSQLQAIVNGLENELSQMRLEIERQAADYQMLLDIKTRLEMEIAEYRRLLDGEDVKTIQIVKEVKAQPVITQRKRVVIEEIVDGKVVSRTEDVDSQVISK